The Candidatus Parvarchaeota archaeon genome segment ACAAAACAAACATAAACCCCGAATACGTCTGTGATATTGCAAGCAGGGGTGGCTTTACCGGATTTGCAATTCAAAAAGGCGTTGCAAAAATGTACAAGGAGAATTA includes the following:
- a CDS encoding fructose-bisphosphate aldolase; protein product: MAERVAHLGKVVRNGKVLILAMDQGMEHGPRDFNKTNINPEYVCDIASRGGFTGFAIQKGVAKMYKEN